One Brassica napus cultivar Da-Ae chromosome C2, Da-Ae, whole genome shotgun sequence DNA window includes the following coding sequences:
- the LOC111205622 gene encoding uncharacterized protein LOC111205622, producing the protein MALAVVTLARKLRPYFQSHTIEVLSNQPLRTVMQNTNQSRQLTKWAMELSEHDIVYKNRTAAKSQVLADFLIELTPELEHHLILPSLNWILHVDGSSTSKGSGAGVQLQSPTGELIRQSFSFGFAASNNEAEYESLIAGLRLAKAVKAKRISAYCDSQLVVSQYLGDYNVPRGENVCADALAALGSKLHNQVKRTIPIHKIEKPSIDTKAEQTVITAAISEAMHIDEAEPPSQDDQPTDWRKELIDYLAEGLLPTKKWDARRLKRHSAHYVVMDGELHRWIATKVLLKCIFGEETRLVMAETHEGAAGNHSGGRALALKVKNLGFYWPTMNADCERYVRKCDKCQRHASTLHSPTQFLHTLTAPYPFMRWGMDIIGPMPASRQKKFILVLTDYFTKWVEAEAYASITDKEVQNFVWKNIICRHRLSYEIITDNGSQFISHHFKGFYDRWRIRLNMSTLKNPQSNGQAESTNKTIIDGLKKRLDLKKGCWADELDGVLWSHKTTPRGATKATPFSMAYGVEAMAPAEVNVTSLHLSRMPQNVKLNRDMLLDALDDIEENRDQALLRIQNYQHQIESYYNQKAKERSTVTFSR; encoded by the exons ATGGCCTTAGCTGTCGTCACCTTGGCCAGAAAACTGCGACCCTACTTTCAGTCGCACACGATTGAAGTACTGTCCAACCAACCACTCCGAACGGTTATGCAGAATACTAACCAGTCAAGACAGTTGACTAAATGGGCGATGGAGCTGAGCGAACATGACATCGTGTACAAGAATCGCACAGCAGCAAAGTCACAGGTCCTTGCTGACTTCTTGATCGAGTTAACACCAGAGCTGGAGCACCACCTCATCTTACCAAGTTTAAACTGGATCTTACACGTCGACGGTTCATCCACGAGTAAAGGGTCGGGGGCAGGAGTGCAACTGCAATCACCAACAGGAGAACTCATCCGGCAGTCATTCAGTTTTGGTTTTGCGGCgtcaaacaacgaagctgagTACGAGTCCCTCATCGCAGGGCTCCGTCTCGCCAAGGCAGTAAAGGCCAAAAGAATCAGCGCTTATTGCGACTCTCAACTTGTTGTAAGCCAGTACCTCGGCGATTACAAC gttcctCGCGGAGAAAATGTCTGTGCCGACGCCCTCGCTGCTCTAGGAAGCAAGCTACACAATCAAGTCAAGAGGACAATCCCAATCCATAAAATCGAGAAACCGAGCATCGACACGAAGGCGGAACAGACTGTAATCACAGCAGCGATTAGCGAAGCGATGCACATCGACGAAGCAGAACCTCCTTCGCAGGATGATCAGCCAACGGATTGGCGCAAGGAACTCATCGATTATCTCGCTGAAGGTTTATTGCCCACCAAGAAATGGGACGCGCGGCGACTGAAGCGACATAGTGCACACTACGTTGTCATGGACGGGGAACTACACCGATGGATCGCGACGAAGGTGCTACTCAAATGTATCTTCGGCGAAGAAACGAGACTAGTCATGGCCGAAACACATGAAGGAGCAGCAGGCAATCACTCGGGCGGACGAGCTCTTGCATTAAAAGTGAAGAACCTCGGATTCTACTGGCCAACCATGAACGCCGACTGCGAGAGATACGTGCGCAAGTGCGACAAATGCCAGCGTCATGCTTCCACCTTACACAGCCCAACGCAGTTCCTTCATACCCTAACTGCTCCATACCCAttcatgcgatggggaatggacatcatCGGTCCGATGCCGGCATCTCGCCAAAAGAAGTTCATCCTGGTCCTCACAGACTACTTCACCAAGTGGGTCGAAGCCGAAGCCTATGCCAGCATCACCGACAAGGAGGTGCAAAACTTCGTCTGGAAGAACATAATCTGCCGACACAGGCTCTCATACGAGATCATCACAGACAACGGTTCACAATTCATCTCGCATCATTTCAAAGGATTCTACGACAGATGGCGAATTCGACTCAACATGTCGACCCTGAAAAACCCGCAGAGTAACGGCCAAGCCGAGTCGacgaacaagaccatcatcgacGGTCTGAAGAAACGACTCGACTTAAAAAAGGGTTGCTGGGCAGATGAACTAGATGGTGTCCTGTGGTCCCACAAAACAACTCCTCGCGGAGCGACGAAGGCTACGCCCTTCTCAATGGCCTACGGCGTCGAGGCAATGGCTCCCGCAGAAGTGAATGTGACGAGTTTGCACCTATCACGAATGCCACAAAACGTCAAACTCAACCGTGACATGCTGCTCGACGCACTCGACGACATCGAGGAAAATCGCGACCAAGCACTACTCCGTATCCAAAATTACCAGCATCAAATCGAGAGCTACTACAACCAAAAG gcgAAAGAACGATCAACGGTCACATTCTCtcgctaa